The Lycium barbarum isolate Lr01 chromosome 9, ASM1917538v2, whole genome shotgun sequence genome has a segment encoding these proteins:
- the LOC132612309 gene encoding LRR receptor-like serine/threonine-protein kinase EFR → MEKVLTSFLLLFHLVVASLAVTHTNISTDQSALLSLKSQINSDPFHLLNESWSPATSVCHWVGVTCGSRHQRVKSLNISNMALIGRIPADIGNLTFLVSLDLGSNNFYGNLPQEMACLRRLRFIGLSFNNFSGEVPSWFGVLHQLRYLFLGNNSFNGSIPSLFCNISTLQSLDLTFNFIGGEIPREIGNHKHLRFLSLGGNKFIGSIPPSLSNASMLVNLALDSNFLQGNIPEEIGNLQNLKILVIETNQLTGSIPFSIFNISGIEIIGLQNNTLSGSLPDDMCDHLPKLEVLSLNQNELRGHMPLSLSNCSKLQLLGLVSNEFDGPIHSEIGHLSNLQFLYLGENHFEGMIPQEIGILGNLVELRLERNQLIGCIPISIFNISSLQILALIQNNLFGPLPGEVGNLTKLQFLELRENMLTGEIPKGMSSLIELVYIDLAMNKFVGSLPMEIFNISGIRTISLVQNNLTGTLPLNIGSTLPNIEGLYLGALNLFGIIPHTLSNCSKLIHLDLANNRLTGLISNCLGYLTHLEYLLLAGNYLRSDIMLSFLPSLSNCRHLKLLDISGNPLNGVLPISLGNLSGTSLLHFKACNCIIKREIPREIGNLTSLIDLDLSGNGLIGSIPTTISNLRFLQLFTLSHNKLSGFIGDDLCKLQNLGYLHLTHNQLSGSIPNFLGNLTSLQDIFLGSNKLHSNIPASLGNLKNLMKLDLSSNNLVGSLPPEIGNLKAVIYMDLSVNKLSSDIPGEIGGLQNLIHLSLKDNELQGTIPSSMSNMLALEFLDLSHNNVSGLIPKSLEQLQNLNYFNVSFNKLVGEIPSGGPFKNLSSQSFLFNEALCGSQRFHVPSCRTSTSKHRSKRRKVLVIFLLAGIALFVLAPIAFFLVWIRFIRGKRNAPRQTYSDSSYVISTRRRLSYHELLQATDSLSESNLIGSGSFGSVYKGILRDGTLIAAKVFNLQLQAALRSFDRECQVLRNLRHRNLTKVITSCSNLEFKALVLEYMPNGSLDKWLYSHNYFLDIEHRLSLMIDVACALEYLHHGCSLPVIHCDLKPSNVLLDEDMVGHLSDFGISKLLSEDESASYTKTLATLGYIAPEYGLEGLVSTKCDVYSYGIMLMETFTRTKPSDEMFDGALSLKQWVSNSLPHSVTEVVDANLITPRDNHLERKLDCVVSTMNVAMDCCVESPRGRINMKDVVARLKMIQIQHLA, encoded by the exons ATGGAGAAAGTCTtaacttcttttcttttgttatttCACTTGGTTGTGGCTAGTTTAGCCGTGACTCATACCAACATTTCTACTGATCAATCAGCTCTTCTTTCATTGAAATCCCAAATCAATTCGGACCCCTTTCACTTGTTGAATGAAAGTTGGTCTCCGGCTACTTCTGTTTGTCATTGGGTTGGAGTCACTTGTGGTTCTCGTCACCAGAGAGTGAAGTCATTGAATATTTCCAACATGGCGCTTATAGGCAGAATTCCCGCTGATATCGGAAACCTGACATTTCTTGTTTCTCTTGACCTTGGTAGCAACAATTTCTATGGAAATTTGCCTCAAGAAATGGCGTGTTTGCGTCGGTTAAGGTTTATTGGACTTAGTTTTAACAACTTCAGCGGGGAGGTTCCGTCATGGTTCGGGGTCTTACACCAACTTCGATATCTGTTTCTAGGGAATAATAGTTTCAATGGTTCCATCCCTTCTTTATTTTGTAATATTTCCACGCTTCAATCTTTGGATTTGACATTCAATTTCATAGGGGGGGAAATCCCAAGAGAGATtggaaatcataaacatctaagaTTTTTAAGCTTAGGAGGAAACAAGTTTATAGGTTCTATCCCTCCGTCTCTCTCAAATGCCTCAATGTTGGTGAATCTAGCCCTTGATTCCAATTTCCTTCAAGGAAACATCCCAGAAGAGATTGGAAATCTTCAAAACCTAAAAATTTTGGTAATAGAAACAAATCAACTTACAGGTTCTATACCATTCTCGATTTTCAACATTTCCGGAATTGAAATCATTGGACTCCAAAATAATACTTTATCAGGAAGTCTTCCTGATGATATGTGTGATCATCTTCCAAAGCTTGAAGTGCTTAGCCTAAATCAAAACGAGCTACGCGGTCATATGCCTCTAAGCTTGTCAAACTGTTCGAAACTTCAACTATTGGGTTTAGTTTCTAACGAGTTTGATGGACCCATACATAGTGAAATTGGACATCTAAGTAACCTGCAGTTTTTGTACCTCGGAGAAAACCATTTCGAAG GAATGATTCCACAAGAAATTGGGATTCTAGGTAATTTGGTGGAATTAAGGCTAGAGAGAAACCAGCTTATAGGTTGTATCCCAATCTCCATATTCAATATCTCCTCGCTGCAAATTTTGGCACTGATACAGAACAATCTCTTTGGACCCTTGCCTGGGGAGGTTGGCAACTTGACCAAATTGCAGTTTCTAGAGCTGAGAGAAAATATGCTAACAG GTGAAATACCGAAAGGCATGAGCAGTCTCATTGAGTTGGTTTATATTGACTTGGCTATGAACAAATTTGTTGGCTCACTTCCCATGGAGATCTTCAACATATCAGGGATAAGAACTATTAGCCTGGTACAAAATAATCTGACAGGAACTCTCCCATTAAATATCGGTTCAACGTTACCCAACATTGAAGGTCTTTATCTGGGTGCATTAAATCTTTTTGGGATTATACCTCATACTCTCTCCAATTGTTCCAAACTCATTCATCTAGACCTTGCTAATAATAGACTCACCGGTTTGATTTCCAACTGTCTTGGATATTTGACTCATCTAGAGTACCTACTCTTGGCGGGAAACTATTTAAGAAGCGACATTATGTTAAGCTTCTTACCTTCCTTGTCAAATTGTAGACATTTAAAATTACTTGACATATCTGGGAATCCTCTAAATGGTGTGCTTCCAATCTCCTTAGGGAACCTTTCTGGTACTTCTCTTCTACACTTCAAAGCTTGTAATTGCATAATTAAAAGGGAAATACCAAGAGAAATTGGGAACTTAACCAGTTTAATAGACCTCGATCTTTCAGGAAATGGTTTAATTGGATCAATTCCCACAACAATTAGCAACTTGAGATTCCTTCAGCTCTTTACCTTGAGTCACAACAAGCTCTCCGGATTTATTGGAGACGATCTATGTAAATTGCAAAACTTGGGCTATTTACACTTGACTCATAATCAACTTTCGGGATCTATTCCTAATTTTTTGGGGAACTTAACTTCGCTTCAAGACATATTTCTAGGTTCCAACAAATTGCATTCAAATATTCCAGCAAGCTTAGGGAACCTCAAAAATCTCATGAAGCTAGATTTATCCTCAAACAACTTGGTTGGATCTTTACCTCCAGAAATTGGAAATCTAAAGGCTGTGATATATATGGATCTGTCAGTGAATAAACTCTCAAGTGACATTCCTGGAGAAATTGGCGGCTTGCAGAATCTAATACACCTTTCTTTGAAGGATAACGAATTGCAAGGAACAATTCCTAGCTCAATGAGCAACATGTtggctttggaatttctagatcTTTCTCATAACAATGTTTCAGGATTAATTCCCAAGTCTTTGGAGCAGCTTCAAAATCTCAACTACTTCAACGTCTCTTTCAACAAGTTGGTTGGTGAAATCCCCTCTGGCGGTCCTTTCAAGAACCTCTCAAGTCAGTCATTCCTGTTCAATGAAGCATTGTGTGGTTCTCAAAGATTTCATGTTCCGTCATGCCGCACTAGTACTTCAAAGCATAGATCCAAAAGGAGAAAAGTACTTGTTATATTTCTATTGGCCGGAATTGCACTTTTTGTATTAGCTCCTATTGCTTTTTTTCTTGTATGGATAAGGTTTATACGAGGTAAAAGAAATGCTCCTCGGCAAACATATTCTGATTCATCTTATGTCATCTCAACAAGAAGAAGACTTTCATACCATGAATTGCTCCAAGCAACTGATTCACTCAGCGAGAGCAATTTGATTGGTTCCGGGAGTTTTGGCTCTGTTTACAAAGGCATCCTCAGAGATGGGACTCTTATTGCTGCTAAAGTGTTCAATCTGCAATTGCAAGCAGCATTGAGGAGTTTTGATAGAGAATGCCAAGTTTTGCGCAACCTTCGCCATAGGAATCTCACCAAAGTCATCACTAGTTGTTCCAATCTTGAATTTAAAGCTTTGGTACTTGAGTACATGCCTAATGGGAGCCTCGATAAGTGGTTGTATTCACACAACTACTTCTTAGACATCGAGCATAGGTTGAGTCTAATGATAGATGTGGCATGTGCATTGGAATATCTTCACCATGGATGTTCATTGCCCGTGATTCACTGTGATTTGAAGCCTAGTAACGTCTTGTTGGATGAGGACATGGTTGGCCATCTAAGTGACTTTGGCATTTCAAAACTACTTTCTGAAGATGAGAGTGCTTCGTACACTAAAACTTTAGCAACATTGGGTTATATTGCACCAG AGTATGGACTGGAGGGATTGGTGTCAACAAAATGCGATGTTTACAGTTATGGGATCATGCTGATGGAAACATTTACACGGACAAAGCCTAGTGATGAAATGTTTGATGGAGCTCTTAGCTTGAAGCAATGGGTGAGCAATTCACTCCCACATTCAGTAACGGAAGTTGTCGATGCCAACTTAATAACGCCACGGGATAATCACTTAGAGAGAAAGTTAGATTGTGTGGTATCCACCATGAATGTGGCAATGGATTGTTGTGTTGAATCTCCTAGAGGAAGGATCAACATGAAAGATGTTGTAGCGAGGTTAAAGATGATTCAGATTCAACATCTTGCATGA
- the LOC132612310 gene encoding LRR receptor-like serine/threonine-protein kinase FLS2: MGSISTLEFLDLSHNNVSGSIMKSLEKLLNLKDFMFCHAALVLQSIDPREKSLHRLRAYMEKVYKMQRTNPQQALDSFSVVSMREKTPYYDLLQATDSLKESNLIGSGSFDSVYKGILRDGTLIAAKVFNLQLQAGFRSFDIECATFAIGISPIHH, translated from the exons ATGGGCAGCATATccactttggaatttctagaccTTTCTCATAACAATGTTTCAGGATCAATTATGAAGTCTTTGGAGAAGCTTTTAAATCTCAA AGATTTCATGTTCTGCCATGCTGCACTAGTACTTCAAAGCATAGATCCAAGAGAAAAAAG TCTCCATCGCCTTCGCGCTTATATGGAGAAGGTATATAAGATGCAAAGAACAAATCCTCAGCAAGCACTTGATTCATTCTCTGTCGTCTCAATGAGAGAAAAAACTCCATACTATGATTTGCTCCAAGCAACTGATTCACTCAAGGAGAGCAATTTGATTGGTTCTGGGAGTTTTGACTCTGTTTACAAAGGCATCCTTAGAGATGGGACTTTAATTGCAGCTAAAGTGTTCAATCTACAATTGCAAGCAGGATTTAGAAGTTTTGATATAGAATGCGCAACCTTCGCCATAGGAATCTCACCAATTCATCACTAG
- the LOC132612311 gene encoding receptor kinase-like protein Xa21, which produces MRKVLVIFLLAGIALVVRSYCFCTCMDKVYKSESNLISSGSFGFVCKGILRDGTFIAAKVFNLQLQAAFRSFDTECQLLRNFRHRNLTKVITSCSNLQSKALVLEYMPNGSLDKWLYSHNYFLDIEHRLSLMIDVACALEYLHHGCSLPVIHCD; this is translated from the exons ATGAGAAAAGTACTTGTTATATTTCTACTGGCTGGAATTGCACTTGTTGTTAGATCCTATTGCTTTTGCACTTGTATGGATAAAGTTTATAAAAG CGAGAGCAATTTAATTAGTTCTGGGAGTTTTGGCTTTGTTTGCAAAGGCATCCTCAGAGATGGCACCTTTATTGCTGCTAAAGTGTTCAATCTGCAATTGCAAGCAGCATTTAGGAGTTTTGATACAGAATGCCAACTTTTGCGCAACTTTCGCCATAGGAATCTCACCAAAGTCATCACTAGTTGTTCCAATCTTCAATCTAAAGCTTTGGTACTTGAGTACATGCCTAATGGGAGCCTCGATAAGTGGTTGTATTCACACAACTACTTCTTAGACATCGAGCATAGGTTGAGTCTAATGATAGATGTGGCATGTGCATTGGAATATCTTCACCATGGATGTTCATTGCCAGTGATTCACTGTGATTAG
- the LOC132612312 gene encoding receptor kinase-like protein Xa21, with protein sequence MNEFDGPILSEIWHLSNLQKIQLGFNHFEGTIPQEIGIHGNLVHLSIQSNQLTGRIPLSIFNISSLQSLILAENNLFGPLPGEVGNLTKLQTLFLTDNMLTGEIPKGVSNLIDLVKINLGLNKFVDSLPMEIFNITGMRVIELLGNNLTGTLPLNIGSMLPNIEGLFLSSMHLFGTIPHSLSNCSKLIYLDLGNNRLTGLISNSLGYLTHLKYLFLDGNYLISDTTLSFLTSLSNWRDLKSLQLSGNPLNGVLPISLGNLSGTSLLHFKASNCIIKGEIPREIGNLSSLIDLDLSGNDLIGSIPTTISNLRFLQLFNLSHNKLSGFIGDDLCKLQNLGYLHLTENQLSGSLPNCLGNLTSLQEIFLGFNKLHSNIPASLGNLKNLLKLDLSSNNLDGSLPQEIGNLKAAIYLNLSMNTLSNGIPREIGGLQNLIQLSLRDNKLQGSIPGSMSSMSALEFLDLSHNNVSGSIPKSLEKLLNLKYFNVSFNKLVGEIPSDGPFKNLSGQSFISNEELCGSPRFHVPSCHNSTSKHRSKRRKVLVIFLLAGIALVLLVPIVFVLVWIRFIRGKRNDPRQTFDSSYVVSTRGRISYYELLQATNSLSESNLIGSGSFGSVYKGILRDGTLIAAKVFNLQLQAAFRSFDTECQVLRNLRHRNLTKVITSCSNLEFKALVLQYMPNGSLDKWLYSHNYFLDIKHRLSIMIDVACALEYLHHGFPLLVIHCDLKPSNVLLDEDMVAHLSDFGISKLLSEDKSASYTKTLATLGYIAPEYGLEGLVSTKYDVYSYGIMLMETFTRTKPSDEMFDGALSLKQWVRNSLPHSVTEVVDANLITPRDNYLERKLDCVVSTMNVALDCCVESPRGRIDMKDVVARLKMIQIQLLAC encoded by the exons ATGAACGAGTTTGACGGACCCATACTTAGTGAAATTTGGCATTTAAGTAATTTGCAGAAAATTCAGCTCGGATTTAACCATTTCGAAG GGACAATTCCACAAGAAATCGGGATTCATGGTAATTTGGTGCATTTATCGATACAGAGTAACCAGCTTACCGGTCGTATCCCACTCTCCATATTCAATATCTCATCACTGCAAAGTTTGATTCTGGCAGAGAACAATCTCTTTGGACCCTTGCCAGGGGAGGTTGGCaacttgaccaaattgcagaCTCTATTTCTTACGGATAATATGCTAACAG GTGAAATACCGAAAGGCGTGAGCAATCTCATTGATTTGGTTAAAATTAATTTGGGTTTGAACAAATTTGTTGATTCACTTCCCATGGAGATCTTCAACATAACAGGGATGAGAGTGATTGAACTTTTAGGGAATAATCTGACAGGAACCCTCCCATTAAACATAGGTTCTATGTTACCCAACATTGAAGGTCTTTTTCTAAGTAGCATGCATCTTTTTGGGACTATACCTCATTCTTTGTCCAACTGTTCCAAACTCATTTATCTAGACCTTGGTAATAATAGACTCACCGGTTTGATTTCCAACTCTCTTGGATATTTGACTCATCTAAAGTACCTATTCTTGGATGGAAACTATTTAATAAGCGACACTACGTTAAGCTTCTTGACTTCCTTGTCAAATTGGAGAGATTTAAAATCACTTCAATTATCTGGGAATCCTCTAAATGGTGTGCTTCCAATCTCCTTAGGAAACCTTTCTGGTACTTCTCTTCTACACTTCAAAGCTTCTAATTGCATAATTAAAGGGGAGATACCAAGAGAAATTGGGAACTTAAGCAGCCTAATAGACCTCGATCTTTCTGGAAATGATTTAATTGGATCAATTCCCACAACAATTAGCAACTTGAGATTCCTTCAGCTCTTTAACTTGAGTCATAACAAGCTCTCTGGATTTATTGGAGACGATTTATGTAAATTGCAGAACTTGGGCTATTTACACTTGACCGAAAATCAACTTTCAGGGTCTCTTCCTAATTGTTTGGGGAACTTAACTTCCCTTCAGGAGATATTTCTAGGTTTTAACAAATTGCATTCAAACATACCAGCAAGCTTAGGAAACCTCAAAAATCTCTTGAAGCTAGACTTATCCTCAAACAACTTGGATGGCTCTTTACCTCAAGAAATTGGAAACCTAAAGGCTGCAATATATTTGAATCTATCAATGAATACACTCTCAAATGGAATTCCTAGAGAAATTGGTGGCTTGCAAAATCTAATACAACTTTCTTTGAGAGACAACAAATTGCAAGGATCAATACCTGGCTCAATGAGCAGCATGtcagctttggaatttctagatcTTTCTCATAATAATGTTTCAGGATCAATTCCAAAGTCTTTGGAGAAGCTTCTAAATCTCAAGTATTTCAACGTCTCTTTCAATAAGTTGGTTGGTGAAATCCCATCCGACGGTCCTTTCAAGAACCTCTCTGGTCAATCTTTCATTTCCAATGAAGAATTGTGTGGTTCTCCAAGATTTCATGTTCCATCATGCCACAATAGTACTTCAAAGCATAGATCCAAAAGGAGAAAAGTACTTGTTATATTTCTACTGGCTGGAATTGCACTTGTTCTATTAGTTCCTATCGTTTTTGTGCTTGTATGGATAAGGTTTATAAGAGGTAAAAGAAATGATCCTCGACAAACATTTGATTCATCTTATGTCGTCTCAACAAGAGGAAGAATTTCATACTATGAATTACTCCAAGCAACTAATTCACTCAGCGAGAGCAATTTGATTGGTTCAGGGAGTTTTGGCTCTGTTTACAAAGGCATCCTCAGAGATGGGACTCTTATTGCAGCTAAAGTGTTCAATCTCCAATTGCAAGCAGCTTTTAGGAGCTTTGATACAGAATGCCAAGTTTTGCGCAACCTTCGCCATAGGAATCTTACCAAGGTCATCACTAGTTGTTCCAACCTTGAATTTAAGGCTTTAGTACTCCAGTACATGCCTAATGGGAGCCTCGATAAGTGGTTGTACTCGCACAACTACTTCTTAGACATCAAGCATAGGCTGAGTATAATGATAGATGTGGCGTGTGCGTTGGAATATCTCCACCATGGTTTTCCATTGCTTGTGATTCACTGTGATTTGAAGCCTAGTAACGTCTTGTTGGATGAGGACATGGTTGCCCACCTAAGTGACTTTGGCATTTCAAAACTGCTTTCTGAAGATAAGAGTGCTTCGTACACTAAAACTTTAGCAACATTGGGTTATATTGCACCAG AATATGGACTGGAGGGATTGGTGTCAACAAAATACGATGTTTATAGTTATGGGATTATGTTGATGGAAACATTTACAAGGACAAAGCCTAGTGATGAAATGTTTGATGGAGCTCTTAGCTTGAAGCAATGGGTGAGAAATTCACTCCCACATTCAGTAACGGAAGTTGTCGACGCCAACTTAATAACGCCACGGGATAATTACTTAGAGAGAAAGTTAGATTGTGTGGTATCCACCATGAATGTGGCATTGGATTGTTGTGTTGAATCTCCTAGAGGAAGGATCGACATGAAAGATGTTGTAGCGAGGTTAAAGATGATCCAGATTCAACTTCTTGCATGTTGA